In the Geobacter sp. FeAm09 genome, one interval contains:
- a CDS encoding tetratricopeptide repeat protein — translation MRNCDEYLAAAVSLHDAGRFPEALSLYEQARPVCANSPAYWNNRANTLLELNRLGDAAASYRAALALRPSLADTRVALATCLQGLGRIDEALAECDTVLATHPEHAEAHWNRGLLCLLAGDYGQGWREYEWRWKKRRFTSPVRRFEVPPWRGEEIAGKRVLVHAEQGFGDTIQFSRYLPLVAGRGAEVVFACHPPLVNLMGSLGGRIQVVPFGHPLPPFDVHCPLLSLPGIFGTTLATVPARIPYLAVPADKRRFWDSILPPGPGVRVGLCWKGKPYPDPGRSCPTELLAALGRVPGVEFHSLQMDEEHARLPFPCRGLAPLLLDFGDTAALIRRLDLVITIDTAVAHLAGALGGETWTMLPVAPDWRWGLQGGTTPWYPDMRLFRQGEMNGWESLVATVSGELAQWRALRGSAPYSVTRA, via the coding sequence TTGAGGAACTGTGACGAGTACCTCGCCGCCGCCGTGAGCCTGCACGATGCCGGGCGTTTTCCGGAAGCGCTCTCCCTGTACGAGCAGGCCCGGCCCGTCTGTGCGAACTCTCCCGCCTATTGGAACAATCGAGCCAACACCCTTCTTGAACTCAACCGGCTCGGGGATGCCGCCGCAAGCTATCGGGCGGCCCTTGCCCTGCGTCCCTCCCTGGCGGATACCCGGGTCGCCCTGGCCACCTGCCTCCAGGGGCTGGGGCGGATCGACGAGGCGCTTGCGGAGTGCGACACTGTGCTGGCGACTCACCCCGAGCATGCCGAGGCCCACTGGAACCGCGGCTTGCTCTGCCTCCTCGCCGGCGATTACGGCCAGGGATGGCGCGAGTATGAGTGGCGCTGGAAGAAGCGCCGCTTCACATCGCCCGTGCGGCGGTTCGAAGTCCCGCCGTGGCGGGGTGAGGAGATCGCGGGCAAACGCGTGCTGGTCCATGCGGAGCAGGGGTTCGGCGACACCATCCAGTTTTCCCGGTATCTCCCGCTGGTAGCGGGCCGGGGGGCGGAGGTGGTCTTCGCGTGCCATCCCCCCCTTGTCAACCTCATGGGATCCCTGGGGGGGCGCATTCAGGTCGTCCCCTTCGGCCATCCGCTCCCGCCGTTCGATGTGCATTGCCCACTGTTGTCCCTGCCCGGCATCTTCGGGACCACCCTGGCGACCGTCCCGGCACGGATCCCCTACCTCGCCGTCCCCGCCGACAAGCGCCGCTTCTGGGACAGCATCCTTCCCCCCGGCCCGGGGGTGCGGGTCGGGCTCTGCTGGAAGGGGAAACCATACCCCGACCCCGGCCGAAGCTGCCCGACAGAGCTCCTGGCGGCCTTGGGCCGCGTCCCCGGGGTGGAATTCCATTCACTCCAGATGGACGAGGAACATGCCCGGCTCCCCTTCCCCTGTCGCGGCCTCGCCCCCCTGCTCCTGGATTTCGGCGATACCGCGGCGCTGATCCGCCGGCTCGACCTGGTGATAACCATCGACACGGCCGTGGCGCACCTGGCCGGGGCGCTTGGCGGGGAGACCTGGACCATGCTTCCTGTTGCGCCGGATTGGCGTTGGGGGCTGCAGGGCGGCACCACGCCGTGGTATCCGGACATGCGGCTGTTCAGGCAGGGGGAAATGAACGGGTGGGAGTCCCTCGTGGCGACGGTTTCCGGAGAACTGGCCCAGTGGCGCGCTCTCCGGGGGAGCGCGCCCTACTCCGTCACCAGGGCGTAG
- a CDS encoding cytochrome c3 family protein → MQFVFCRLLPFLMLLMVWAGPSLAEQGMAIDPATCLGCHGDKISVRAFAESVHGKNACTSCHVDITDLAKHMKKEIKVQKVQCERCHKKQNAEHYASVHIAKGVMCADCHTDIHVHKYWKNDKRVVVAKCVQCHDKESVYQKSIHGKAVAAGNKDSAACHDCHGLHEIKPLGDPKSRANREFHTKICLKCHSDEEMMKRNNVFNVAVKTYMESYHGKNYRLGFPEKVAGCADCHTGHSVLPKDDPNSSVNPANLVNTCAKCHTKATMLFTKFYAHGEHTDREKYPILYYTFLAMTGLLLSTFTIFWIHTLLWMFRGFVENREKAAKLASGEYHHVVPEAHKQYRRFNRIHIFMHILVITSFLGLSLTGLPLKFSTQHWAISLMNLYGGSANAGFIHRICAGITFVYFGMALVMSINFLFFKKDIPGNPIQRLFGPDSLCFNLRDIKDVTAMVRWFFFRGPKPTFERWTYWEKFDFVAVFWGMFAIGGSGLMLWFPEFFGLFLPGWAFNVATIVHSDEALLATGFIFSVHFFNTHGRPEKFPMDFVIFNGQIGKEEMLEERGDQWKRYEELGITEQYACKRTSGVAYDFLVKGFGFTALFTGIGLLLLMILAFVSGAH, encoded by the coding sequence ATGCAGTTTGTTTTCTGTCGTTTGCTGCCGTTTCTGATGCTGCTAATGGTCTGGGCCGGTCCGTCGCTGGCCGAGCAGGGAATGGCAATCGACCCGGCCACCTGCCTGGGCTGCCACGGCGACAAGATTTCCGTGCGGGCGTTTGCCGAGTCGGTCCATGGCAAAAATGCCTGTACCAGTTGCCATGTGGACATCACCGATCTCGCCAAGCACATGAAAAAGGAGATCAAGGTCCAGAAGGTCCAGTGCGAGCGCTGCCATAAAAAGCAGAACGCCGAACATTATGCCAGCGTCCACATTGCCAAGGGTGTCATGTGTGCCGACTGCCATACCGATATCCATGTCCATAAATACTGGAAGAACGACAAACGCGTCGTCGTCGCCAAATGCGTCCAGTGCCACGACAAGGAGTCGGTCTACCAGAAATCGATCCACGGCAAGGCGGTTGCCGCCGGCAACAAGGATTCGGCCGCCTGCCATGACTGCCATGGCCTGCACGAGATCAAGCCCCTGGGCGACCCCAAAAGCCGCGCCAATCGGGAATTCCACACCAAGATCTGCCTGAAATGCCACAGCGACGAAGAGATGATGAAGCGCAACAACGTTTTCAACGTCGCCGTCAAGACCTACATGGAGAGCTACCACGGCAAGAACTACCGCCTCGGGTTCCCCGAAAAGGTCGCGGGGTGTGCCGACTGCCATACGGGCCACTCGGTGCTCCCCAAGGATGACCCCAACTCCAGCGTCAACCCGGCCAACCTGGTAAACACCTGCGCCAAATGCCACACCAAGGCGACCATGCTCTTTACCAAGTTCTACGCCCATGGCGAGCATACGGACCGGGAGAAGTATCCGATCCTCTACTACACCTTCCTCGCCATGACCGGCCTGCTGCTGAGCACCTTTACGATCTTCTGGATTCACACCCTGCTCTGGATGTTCCGCGGCTTCGTGGAGAACCGGGAAAAGGCCGCCAAGCTGGCCAGCGGCGAATACCACCATGTCGTGCCGGAAGCTCACAAACAGTACCGTCGCTTCAACCGCATCCATATCTTCATGCACATCCTGGTGATCACCAGCTTCCTGGGGCTTTCCCTGACCGGCCTGCCGCTCAAGTTCAGCACCCAGCACTGGGCCATCTCGCTGATGAATCTCTACGGCGGCTCGGCCAACGCCGGTTTCATCCACCGGATCTGCGCCGGCATCACCTTCGTCTATTTCGGCATGGCCCTGGTCATGAGCATCAACTTCCTCTTCTTCAAGAAGGATATACCGGGGAACCCGATCCAGCGCCTGTTCGGGCCTGATTCCCTCTGCTTCAACCTGCGGGACATCAAGGACGTCACCGCCATGGTCAGGTGGTTCTTCTTCCGGGGGCCGAAACCGACCTTCGAACGCTGGACCTACTGGGAAAAATTCGACTTTGTCGCCGTCTTCTGGGGTATGTTCGCCATCGGCGGATCGGGCCTGATGCTCTGGTTCCCGGAATTCTTCGGCCTGTTCCTGCCGGGCTGGGCGTTCAACGTGGCGACCATCGTCCACTCGGACGAGGCCCTGCTGGCCACCGGCTTCATCTTCTCGGTCCACTTCTTCAACACCCACGGGCGGCCCGAGAAGTTCCCCATGGACTTCGTCATCTTCAATGGCCAGATCGGCAAGGAAGAGATGCTTGAGGAGCGCGGCGATCAGTGGAAACGTTATGAGGAACTGGGCATCACCGAACAGTACGCCTGCAAGAGGACCAGCGGCGTGGCCTACGACTTCCTGGTCAAAGGATTCGGCTTCACCGCCCTCTTCACCGGCATCGGCCTGCTCCTGCTCATGATCCTCGCCTTTGTGAGCGGCGCCCACTAA
- the flaF gene encoding flagellar biosynthesis regulator FlaF, translating to MQQYTVNAYTEIQKEGLSGRELEASVISRAGLMLKQVQDNWNAPNRSEKLLEAIKFNQKVWSFFQAELADPSNPLPKKLREDILSLSLFIDKRLFEVLAFPDPEKLSIVIDINFNIAAGLRTKAEQPA from the coding sequence ATGCAACAGTATACCGTCAATGCATATACTGAGATCCAGAAGGAAGGCCTGAGCGGCAGGGAACTGGAGGCTTCCGTAATCTCGCGCGCCGGGCTCATGCTCAAGCAGGTGCAGGACAACTGGAATGCTCCCAACAGAAGCGAAAAGCTTCTGGAAGCGATAAAATTCAATCAGAAGGTATGGAGTTTTTTCCAGGCGGAGCTTGCCGACCCCTCCAATCCGCTCCCCAAAAAACTCCGTGAAGACATCCTCAGCCTGAGCCTCTTCATCGACAAGCGTCTTTTCGAGGTGCTGGCGTTTCCGGACCCGGAAAAACTCTCCATTGTCATCGACATCAATTTCAACATCGCCGCAGGGTTGCGAACCAAAGCGGAACAACCGGCGTAA
- a CDS encoding tetratricopeptide repeat protein yields MTAIERQLELLSQYESRQEWDAAEALCLDLLSQYPRQVPLLVQAAAMARRRQASGVAEALLYRALAIDPLNTAAYLSLGMARYEQGDPDEAERYFRKALLVSRGEDEAGRHLGTLLNEQGRFLETVALLGVAQRRNPEATGITLCLADASYGAGRFAEAYPLYRSVLDRQPGNVNALISMGALCEHLDRLDEAWRHLIRARELAPGNPKVHLNLGGVCRRTLRLQEALDHYGAALALQPGYPTALWNICQIELLLGRYREGFRDFDSRFATSQPVRLRRTALPYWNGEPATGKRLLVQCEQAYGDTLQFARYIPQLAAGGMRIVLENHHAPLDTLLLSLEGVERMVSDGSGDAACDAVCPLLSLPRLLGTTLHTAPSMSPISPHRRQKGRPGRPGWPKTPI; encoded by the coding sequence ATGACGGCCATCGAACGACAACTGGAGCTCCTCAGCCAGTACGAATCCCGCCAGGAGTGGGATGCGGCGGAAGCCCTGTGCCTTGACCTCCTCTCCCAATACCCCCGGCAGGTGCCCCTGCTGGTGCAGGCGGCCGCAATGGCCAGGCGCCGGCAGGCTTCCGGCGTCGCCGAAGCGCTTCTCTACCGGGCCCTGGCAATCGACCCGCTCAATACGGCCGCCTACCTCTCCCTGGGCATGGCCCGCTACGAACAAGGCGATCCGGACGAGGCGGAGCGCTACTTCCGCAAGGCTCTCCTCGTAAGCCGCGGAGAGGATGAGGCCGGCCGGCATCTCGGTACGCTGCTCAACGAGCAGGGGCGATTCCTCGAGACGGTGGCGCTGCTCGGCGTTGCGCAGCGCCGAAACCCGGAAGCGACCGGCATCACCCTCTGCCTCGCCGATGCCTCCTACGGCGCGGGGCGCTTCGCGGAAGCATATCCCCTGTACCGCAGCGTCCTTGACCGGCAGCCGGGCAACGTCAACGCCCTCATCAGCATGGGGGCCCTGTGCGAGCACCTCGACCGCCTGGACGAGGCGTGGCGGCACCTCATACGCGCCCGGGAACTGGCCCCCGGCAACCCGAAGGTCCACCTGAACCTTGGCGGAGTCTGCCGGCGCACCCTCAGGCTCCAGGAGGCGCTTGACCATTACGGAGCGGCCCTGGCCCTGCAGCCGGGATACCCGACGGCGCTCTGGAACATCTGCCAGATAGAGTTGCTGCTGGGGCGCTACCGGGAGGGGTTCCGGGATTTCGACAGCCGCTTTGCGACCTCGCAACCGGTCAGGCTGCGCAGGACCGCACTGCCGTACTGGAACGGAGAGCCGGCTACCGGAAAGCGGCTGTTGGTGCAGTGCGAACAGGCCTACGGGGATACGCTCCAATTCGCCCGCTACATCCCCCAACTCGCCGCCGGGGGGATGCGGATCGTGCTGGAGAACCATCACGCCCCCCTCGACACCCTGCTCCTCTCCCTGGAAGGGGTGGAAAGGATGGTCAGCGACGGCTCGGGCGATGCGGCCTGCGATGCCGTCTGCCCCCTGCTCTCCCTCCCCCGGCTCCTGGGCACCACCCTGCATACGGCCCCCAGCATGTCCCCTATCTCTCCCCATCGGCGGCAAAAAGGGCGGCCTGGCAGACCCGGGTGGCCGAAGACGCCAATCTGA
- the trxB gene encoding thioredoxin-disulfide reductase, whose protein sequence is MEAEHHQLIILGAGPAGYTAAIYAARANLTPLMITGLQPGGQLTTTTEVDNWPGEYGGVQGPDLMERMRQHAERFNTRMVLDNIKRADLLQRPFVLEGDSATYTCDALIIATGASAKYLGLPSEQAFKGKGVSACATCDGFFYRGQDVAVIGGGSTAVEEALYLSNIARHVTVVHRREQFRAEKIMADRLIEKTKNGNVTIEWHHVLDEVLGDAGGVTGIRIRHRSGSTKEVPVHGVFIAIGHTPNTTIFEGQLDMDNGYIRTKCSLEGNLTATNIEGVFAAGDVQDYYYRQAITSAGTGCMAALDAERYLETLRS, encoded by the coding sequence ATGGAGGCAGAGCATCATCAATTGATTATCCTGGGCGCCGGACCGGCCGGCTACACCGCGGCCATTTATGCCGCACGGGCCAACCTGACCCCTCTTATGATAACCGGACTGCAGCCGGGCGGGCAATTGACCACCACAACGGAGGTGGATAACTGGCCGGGAGAATACGGGGGGGTCCAGGGGCCCGACCTGATGGAGCGCATGCGGCAGCATGCGGAACGGTTCAACACCCGCATGGTCCTGGACAACATCAAGCGTGCCGACCTGCTCCAGAGGCCGTTCGTGCTGGAGGGGGACAGCGCCACCTATACCTGCGACGCGCTGATCATCGCCACCGGCGCCTCGGCCAAGTACCTGGGGCTCCCTTCGGAGCAGGCTTTCAAGGGGAAGGGCGTTTCCGCATGCGCCACCTGCGACGGTTTTTTCTACCGCGGCCAGGATGTGGCGGTTATCGGCGGCGGCAGCACGGCGGTGGAGGAGGCGCTCTACCTCTCCAATATCGCCCGCCACGTGACGGTGGTGCATCGCCGTGAGCAGTTCCGCGCCGAAAAGATCATGGCGGACCGGCTGATCGAAAAGACCAAGAACGGCAACGTCACCATCGAGTGGCACCATGTCCTGGACGAGGTGCTGGGGGACGCCGGCGGCGTGACCGGCATCCGGATCCGCCACCGCAGCGGCTCCACCAAGGAGGTGCCGGTCCACGGCGTGTTCATCGCCATCGGCCACACGCCCAACACGACCATCTTCGAGGGGCAGCTGGATATGGACAACGGCTATATCCGGACCAAATGCAGTCTCGAAGGGAACCTGACGGCCACCAACATCGAGGGGGTCTTTGCCGCCGGCGACGTGCAGGATTACTATTACCGCCAGGCGATCACCTCGGCCGGAACCGGCTGCATGGCTGCCCTGGACGCCGAGCGGTACCTGGAAACACTTCGCAGCTGA
- the ilvA gene encoding threonine ammonia-lyase, translated as MPFHELIAEAYDRLRKRVRRTELIYSHHYAERLGVPLFFKCENLQRTGSFKIRGALNFMTAQTKEALKHGVITASAGNHAQGVAFSADLLGVKATIYMPEITPPQKVQATRDYGADIVLTGKNFDESCEAALEAQRATGALFVHPFDDELVMAGQGTIALEILEQLPDVQNLLVPVGGGGLIAGMAAAVRERAPHVRIIGVESTAAPSMSASFAAGAPCEAPVKVTLADGIAVKRPGRLTVPIIRACVDEVVKVEEEEIAQAIVSLLERTKLLVEGAGAVPLAAVLHNRVRGLKGKTVCLLSGGNIDVKTIALVVERGMLAAGRYLKLRIELDDLPGALATLAADIAATRANISLINHERRSETIALGKTSVALELETRGHEHRAEVIAHLRGRGYALVTE; from the coding sequence ATGCCCTTTCACGAACTCATAGCGGAAGCCTACGACCGCCTCCGAAAACGCGTCCGCCGCACGGAGCTGATCTATTCCCACCATTATGCCGAAAGATTGGGGGTGCCGCTGTTCTTCAAGTGCGAAAACCTCCAGCGGACCGGCTCCTTCAAGATCAGGGGGGCGCTCAACTTCATGACCGCCCAGACCAAGGAGGCCCTGAAGCACGGCGTCATTACCGCATCGGCGGGCAATCATGCCCAGGGTGTGGCCTTCTCGGCGGATCTCCTGGGGGTCAAGGCGACCATCTACATGCCGGAGATCACCCCACCCCAAAAGGTGCAGGCAACCCGCGATTACGGCGCCGACATCGTACTGACCGGCAAGAATTTCGACGAGTCCTGCGAAGCGGCTCTGGAGGCCCAGCGTGCCACCGGTGCCCTCTTCGTACACCCCTTCGACGATGAGCTGGTCATGGCCGGTCAGGGAACCATCGCCCTGGAGATCCTGGAACAGCTGCCGGACGTGCAAAATCTGCTGGTCCCGGTGGGAGGGGGCGGTTTGATAGCCGGCATGGCGGCGGCGGTGCGGGAGCGTGCCCCCCATGTCCGCATCATCGGCGTCGAATCCACGGCCGCCCCGTCCATGTCGGCCTCTTTCGCGGCCGGAGCCCCCTGCGAGGCGCCGGTGAAGGTGACGCTCGCCGACGGCATTGCCGTCAAGCGCCCGGGGCGGTTGACGGTGCCCATCATCCGCGCCTGCGTCGATGAGGTCGTGAAGGTGGAGGAAGAGGAGATCGCCCAGGCCATCGTATCGCTTCTGGAACGGACGAAACTGCTGGTGGAGGGGGCCGGCGCCGTGCCCCTGGCGGCGGTGCTGCACAACAGGGTGCGGGGCCTGAAGGGCAAGACCGTCTGCCTGCTGTCGGGCGGCAATATCGACGTCAAGACCATCGCGCTGGTGGTGGAACGGGGGATGCTGGCCGCGGGGCGCTACCTGAAACTCCGCATCGAACTGGACGACCTCCCGGGCGCCCTGGCGACGCTGGCGGCAGATATCGCCGCAACCCGCGCCAACATCTCCCTCATCAATCATGAGCGGCGCTCGGAGACCATCGCCCTGGGCAAGACCTCCGTGGCGCTTGAACTGGAAACCCGCGGCCACGAGCATCGCGCCGAGGTAATCGCCCATCTCCGCGGGCGCGGCTACGCCCTGGTGACGGAGTAG
- a CDS encoding tetratricopeptide repeat protein has translation MASVIDSSSLSSLFSAMSDTTARDNAAVNALNSGLTLFQNKKYAQAAAAFRQALAYNPGTTGNISSSTYDNITTAYSYMAQSYLKLGKDKEAISAYKQSLQFDPTQDDVYVSLANVYIQDDRPADAEKALRTATRLNPQNVVAPYTLGQLLVQQDRPQEAEPYFKKAVKLSPKDGNAYYGLGLSLEQQGKNDEAIQALQKATSLKKDFTAAIYELGNAYAKNGQSDKAQTQIDALKKIDTSESLSYASTLQTTIKQPKILAIDVSKSSFNTTLGAVPLLALDSQFVQPDASKEVSVSFIFDSAMDPTTVNNINNWSIRKAQGALINTNTGLYDNGAYRSSDTVVPPVPTRVVYDPTKQVATIYFSLRQNSTASGTIDTSRIVFSFNGKDVNGKKMDTTADQIDGFAGKAF, from the coding sequence ATGGCGTCCGTAATAGATTCGAGCAGCTTGAGTTCATTGTTCTCGGCCATGTCCGATACGACAGCCCGCGATAACGCTGCCGTAAATGCATTGAACAGCGGCTTGACCCTTTTCCAGAACAAGAAGTACGCGCAGGCGGCCGCCGCCTTCCGGCAGGCGCTTGCCTACAATCCGGGCACGACCGGCAATATCAGCTCGTCCACCTACGATAATATTACGACGGCCTACAGCTATATGGCCCAGTCCTATCTGAAGCTCGGCAAGGACAAGGAGGCCATTTCCGCCTATAAGCAGTCGCTCCAGTTCGACCCTACCCAGGACGATGTCTATGTCAGCCTGGCGAACGTCTATATTCAGGACGACCGCCCGGCCGATGCCGAAAAGGCGTTGCGTACCGCCACGAGGCTCAATCCGCAGAATGTCGTTGCCCCCTATACCCTGGGGCAGCTTCTGGTGCAGCAGGACCGGCCCCAGGAGGCGGAACCCTATTTCAAAAAGGCTGTGAAGCTTTCGCCCAAGGACGGCAACGCGTATTACGGCCTCGGCCTGTCCCTCGAGCAGCAGGGGAAAAACGACGAGGCGATCCAGGCGCTGCAGAAGGCCACGTCGCTCAAGAAGGACTTTACGGCGGCCATCTACGAACTTGGCAATGCCTATGCGAAAAACGGCCAGAGCGACAAGGCCCAGACCCAGATAGACGCCCTGAAGAAGATCGACACGAGTGAAAGCCTTTCCTACGCCTCGACCCTCCAGACGACGATCAAGCAGCCGAAGATCCTGGCGATCGACGTAAGCAAGAGCTCCTTCAACACGACCCTCGGCGCGGTGCCGCTGCTTGCGCTGGACAGCCAGTTCGTCCAGCCCGATGCCTCGAAGGAGGTCTCGGTCAGCTTCATCTTCGATTCGGCCATGGACCCCACGACGGTCAACAACATCAACAACTGGAGCATCCGCAAGGCACAGGGCGCTCTCATCAATACGAATACCGGCCTGTACGACAACGGTGCCTACCGGTCGTCGGACACGGTCGTGCCGCCGGTGCCGACGCGCGTAGTCTACGACCCCACAAAGCAAGTGGCGACCATCTATTTCTCGCTGCGGCAAAACAGTACGGCATCGGGGACCATAGATACCTCCAGGATCGTCTTCTCCTTCAACGGGAAAGACGTAAACGGCAAGAAGATGGATACCACTGCCGACCAGATCGACGGTTTTGCGGGAAAAGCATTCTAG
- a CDS encoding NapC/NirT family cytochrome c produces MNGTSIIGALMALIATILIIAFLLLEAFTGLENPYMGMFVYFAFPGMLIFGLVLIPVGAWMVRNRFRKNPELGIPRLPRLDLNDPHTLKLSIFFILASVVFLLVVGTASLKGFEFTESTTFCGELCHVVMQPEHTAWSNSPHAKVKCVECHVGPGAEWYVKAKISGLRQVWAVLTHSWPTPIETPIANLRPARGTCEHCHWPEKFYAGRQKVFYHYAPNEDNTPREINMLIKIGGTPKTPNAMGIHWHIGREVTFIPGDKKRLTIPYVAVKGKDGKITEYMDPSKPLSRDEIAKATKRIMDCTDCHNKPTHIYYSPGEEMDRNFASNTIDRSLPYIKKVAVELLEKPYATTEEAVKALDAGIRDYYAKNYPEVATKRGAALTQAIGQIQNIYKRNYFPKMKVAWNTYPNHIGHFYTAGCFRCHDGKHKSPEGKLISKDCKLCHEVLGQIQENIPAGKRVTEFVHPVDIGDEINKTNCSECHAAGGHDVPGGASTRRTSRLLKNSHLAAVLESLLVRRSAATRGCDDLTIFEQPEFLNSLLDIRHERTRPLEVFFQGPCAFVGALPRVPRNPHPHRPRCCRCCRPHHPVPGRCRRHRPGPGENGGCRGWSCGFRPAGRPGRQGSPAWHAPQLRSVSRYRSASRAAMQPVPAEVIAWR; encoded by the coding sequence ATGAACGGCACCAGCATCATCGGGGCACTCATGGCATTGATCGCAACCATCCTGATCATTGCCTTTTTGCTCCTTGAAGCCTTCACCGGCCTGGAAAACCCCTATATGGGCATGTTTGTCTACTTCGCCTTCCCCGGCATGCTCATCTTCGGGCTGGTCCTCATCCCGGTCGGCGCGTGGATGGTGCGCAACCGCTTCCGCAAGAACCCGGAACTGGGGATCCCCCGATTGCCGCGCCTCGACCTGAACGACCCCCACACCCTCAAGCTTTCCATCTTCTTCATACTGGCGTCGGTGGTCTTTCTTCTGGTGGTCGGTACGGCATCCCTCAAGGGATTCGAGTTCACCGAATCCACCACCTTCTGCGGCGAACTCTGCCACGTGGTGATGCAACCGGAGCATACCGCATGGTCGAATTCGCCCCACGCCAAGGTAAAGTGCGTGGAATGCCACGTCGGCCCCGGCGCCGAATGGTACGTCAAGGCAAAGATCTCGGGACTGCGGCAGGTGTGGGCGGTGTTGACCCACTCCTGGCCCACGCCGATCGAAACCCCCATTGCAAACCTGCGCCCCGCGCGCGGCACCTGCGAACATTGCCACTGGCCCGAGAAGTTCTACGCAGGCCGCCAGAAGGTCTTTTACCACTATGCCCCGAACGAGGACAACACCCCGCGCGAGATCAACATGCTGATCAAGATCGGCGGCACCCCCAAGACGCCCAACGCCATGGGCATCCACTGGCATATCGGCCGCGAAGTGACCTTCATCCCCGGCGACAAGAAGCGTCTGACCATCCCCTACGTGGCGGTCAAGGGGAAGGACGGCAAGATCACCGAATACATGGACCCCTCGAAACCACTTTCCCGGGATGAAATCGCCAAGGCGACGAAACGCATCATGGACTGCACCGACTGCCACAACAAGCCGACCCACATCTACTATTCGCCGGGCGAGGAGATGGACAGGAACTTCGCATCCAATACCATCGACCGCAGCCTGCCCTATATCAAGAAGGTGGCCGTGGAGCTGCTCGAAAAGCCCTACGCGACGACCGAGGAGGCCGTGAAGGCGCTTGACGCCGGCATCAGGGACTACTACGCGAAAAACTACCCCGAGGTCGCGACCAAGAGGGGCGCCGCCCTCACCCAGGCCATCGGGCAGATCCAGAACATCTACAAGCGCAATTACTTCCCGAAGATGAAGGTGGCGTGGAACACCTACCCCAACCACATCGGCCATTTCTACACCGCTGGCTGCTTCCGCTGCCATGACGGCAAGCATAAATCGCCCGAGGGCAAGCTGATCTCCAAGGATTGCAAACTCTGCCACGAAGTGCTCGGCCAGATTCAGGAGAATATCCCCGCCGGGAAACGGGTAACCGAATTCGTGCATCCGGTGGATATCGGCGACGAAATCAACAAGACCAACTGCAGCGAGTGCCATGCCGCCGGCGGACACGATGTCCCCGGGGGGGCAAGCACTAGACGCACTAGCAGGTTGTTGAAAAACAGCCATCTCGCCGCCGTCCTCGAAAGTCTCCTTGTGCGGCGTAGCGCTGCTACGCGCGGGTGCGACGATCTGACTATTTTTGAACAACCTGAGTTTCTCAACAGCCTGCTAGACATCCGGCACGAACGCACAAGGCCCCTGGAAGTTTTCTTCCAGGGGCCTTGTGCGTTCGTGGGCGCTCTACCTAGAGTTCCTCGAAATCCTCATCCTCACCGTCCTCGCTGTTGTCGCTGTTGTCGTCCCCATCATCCCGTTCCTGGCCGCTGTCGGCGTCATCGGCCAGGGCCTGGAGAAAACGGCGGTTGTCGTGGATGGTCTTGTGGATTTCGCCCAGCAGGGCGTCCAGGTCGTCAGGGGTCGCCGGCATGGCATGCTCCTCAGCTGCGAAGTGTTTCCAGGTACCGCTCGGCGTCCAGGGCAGCCATGCAGCCGGTTCCGGCCGAGGTGATCGCCTGGCGGTAA
- a CDS encoding glycosyltransferase family 9 protein has translation MAEDANLKVGICWAGRRFPDHRRSILPHLLAPLAELSHISWYSLQVDESGATCGTGRPALPLIDLTGHIRDFEDTAALIACLDLVITIDSAVAHLAGSLAKPVWVLLPFAPDWRWLLGRDDSPWYPTARLFRQAHPGAWEEVVTAVAGQLCKKMAMNGKR, from the coding sequence GTGGCCGAAGACGCCAATCTGAAAGTCGGGATATGCTGGGCCGGGCGGAGGTTCCCCGACCACAGGCGCTCCATCCTCCCCCATCTGCTCGCGCCGCTGGCCGAGTTGAGCCACATCAGCTGGTATTCTCTCCAGGTGGACGAATCCGGCGCAACGTGCGGCACGGGGAGGCCGGCGCTGCCGCTCATCGACCTGACCGGGCATATCCGCGATTTTGAGGATACCGCAGCGCTGATCGCCTGCCTCGATCTGGTCATAACCATAGACTCGGCCGTTGCCCATCTGGCCGGTTCCCTGGCCAAGCCCGTCTGGGTGCTGCTCCCCTTTGCGCCGGACTGGCGCTGGCTGCTGGGGCGTGACGACAGCCCCTGGTACCCGACGGCGCGCCTCTTCCGGCAAGCGCACCCCGGCGCCTGGGAGGAGGTCGTCACCGCGGTGGCCGGGCAATTGTGCAAAAAAATGGCCATGAACGGCAAAAGATAA